A genome region from Nocardiopsis exhalans includes the following:
- a CDS encoding acyl-CoA dehydrogenase family protein, with translation MKRELFDADHDLFRESVAEFLKRDVVPFHDQWEKDGIVPREVWVKAGEVGLLGHGVPEEYGGTGLYDYRYNQIVNEEICRAHASGLGITLQNDVMAPYMVGLTSDEQRKRWLPGFASGELITAIAMTEPGTGSDLQGIKTSAVRDGDEFVISGSKTFITNGINADLVIVVCQTDPEAGAQGFSLVAVERGAAGFERGRNLDKIGMKAQDTAELFFDNVRVPVANLIGTEGQGFIHLLQNLPQERLSIATCAVASADYMLQHTIEYCRERTAFGRSIGRFQNTRFVLAELATEVDMGRTYVDRAVELLNKGELTVEDAAMAKWWTTEMCNRVMDRCLQLHGGYGYMMEYPVARAWQDTRVQTIYGGTTEIMKEIVGRGLGL, from the coding sequence ATGAAGCGGGAACTCTTCGACGCCGACCACGACCTCTTCCGCGAATCGGTGGCCGAGTTCCTCAAGAGGGACGTCGTTCCCTTCCACGACCAGTGGGAGAAGGACGGGATCGTGCCCCGCGAGGTGTGGGTGAAGGCCGGTGAGGTCGGCCTCCTCGGCCACGGCGTCCCCGAGGAGTACGGGGGCACCGGGCTGTACGACTACCGGTACAACCAGATCGTCAACGAGGAGATCTGCCGGGCCCACGCCAGCGGCCTGGGCATCACCCTGCAGAACGACGTCATGGCGCCCTACATGGTGGGGCTGACCAGCGACGAGCAGAGGAAGCGCTGGCTGCCCGGCTTCGCCAGCGGCGAGCTCATCACCGCGATCGCCATGACCGAGCCCGGCACCGGCAGCGACCTCCAGGGGATCAAGACCTCGGCCGTGCGCGACGGCGACGAGTTCGTCATCAGCGGCAGCAAGACCTTCATCACCAACGGCATCAACGCCGACCTGGTCATCGTGGTCTGCCAGACCGACCCCGAGGCCGGAGCGCAGGGCTTCTCCCTGGTCGCCGTGGAGCGCGGCGCCGCCGGCTTCGAGCGGGGCCGCAACCTCGACAAGATCGGCATGAAGGCCCAGGACACCGCGGAGCTGTTCTTCGACAACGTACGCGTGCCGGTCGCCAACCTGATCGGCACCGAGGGCCAGGGCTTCATCCACCTGCTGCAGAACCTGCCCCAGGAGCGGCTGTCCATCGCCACCTGCGCGGTTGCCTCGGCCGACTACATGCTCCAGCACACCATCGAGTACTGCCGGGAGCGCACCGCCTTCGGCCGCTCGATTGGGCGATTCCAGAACACCCGTTTCGTCCTGGCCGAGTTGGCCACCGAGGTGGACATGGGTCGCACCTACGTGGATCGGGCGGTTGAGCTGCTCAACAAGGGTGAACTGACCGTCGAGGACGCCGCCATGGCCAAGTGGTGGACCACCGAGATGTGCAACCGGGTGATGGACCGGTGCCTGCAGCTTCACGGCGGGTACGGGTACATGATGGAATACCCGGTGGCGCGGGCCTGGCAGGACACCCGAGTCCAGACGATCTACGGTGGCACCACCGAGATCATGAAGGAGATCGTGGGCCGGGGCCTGGGCCTGTAA
- a CDS encoding SpoIIE family protein phosphatase, which yields MTRWGEPFRESDALATAEVVDQAQIAIVVIDRFSLLRYWNPYARELFGFVGGRDYVGLSLLDIGIHESDREHASQLARRVLRGEPWEGTFAVLKGDSTWIHVRAQAVPMRDDSGEIDGITLIAREALRSGRVEEQYGLLERIGSRLASSLEFDSTVKGVAGILVPQFADHCFIDLYDHDRLVRQVSVHAEGWSPPADSWFDVGDEVRYPERHFVTQAMRRLETVVSSDYLFENSPNDRSDRVSRQVGVTSAIAAPLRARGEVLGVLTLALSGLSPRQKSSYGGFDRDLVGAIASRVALAIDNARLFEEERSTALAFQNSLLPSHFPPLDGLTLAHRYLPAGPLQAHGHGIQTQVGGDFYDAIPLSAGRVGLVIGDVEGRGPHAAAVMGQLRAALRAFAQADREPADILRELDEWVRQLGTPDGNGGVWIPSVSCLYMVYDAWSRELSYANAGHASPLLITSDSVEALDLEVTDRMLGVRAKGGSGEGIVYHQANLRLPLGATLVMYTDGLVDRRPVGGKADPERALERMTERVAEVADKDVEQIAEVAVHSVPGELDDDTALLVVRTHSEELALREGWFPSEASTVGAARHLAADTFKEWGVDRDQAELACLLVSEIVTNVVIHATPHPVHREFTGGGVLDSETPLDSGGMVDEFDEDWSDLLEAVAEEDESTDNPGEKEFLLRLRRGANAVWVEVFDHDLRLPRIRSAAADDEGGRGLYLVEQLASRWGSRPTPDGKAVWFEMPMHADEEAEIEVEEAEKDDEE from the coding sequence ATGACACGGTGGGGTGAGCCCTTCCGGGAGAGCGACGCGCTCGCCACGGCCGAGGTCGTAGACCAGGCCCAGATCGCCATCGTCGTCATCGACCGGTTCAGCCTCCTTCGCTACTGGAACCCGTACGCCCGCGAGCTGTTCGGGTTCGTCGGCGGGCGTGACTACGTCGGCCTGTCCCTGCTGGACATCGGCATCCACGAGTCCGACCGCGAACACGCCTCCCAACTGGCCCGCCGCGTCCTGCGCGGAGAGCCGTGGGAGGGTACGTTCGCCGTGCTCAAGGGCGACTCCACCTGGATCCACGTGCGTGCTCAGGCCGTGCCCATGCGCGACGACTCCGGTGAGATCGACGGCATCACCCTGATCGCCCGCGAGGCCCTGCGCAGCGGGCGGGTCGAGGAGCAGTACGGCCTGCTCGAACGCATCGGCAGCCGCCTGGCCAGCTCGCTGGAGTTCGACTCCACGGTCAAGGGCGTGGCCGGGATCCTGGTGCCGCAGTTCGCCGACCACTGCTTCATCGACCTCTACGACCACGACCGCCTGGTCAGACAGGTCTCCGTGCACGCCGAGGGCTGGAGCCCGCCCGCGGACAGCTGGTTCGACGTCGGCGACGAGGTCCGCTACCCCGAACGCCACTTCGTCACCCAGGCGATGCGTCGGCTGGAGACCGTGGTCAGTAGCGACTACCTCTTCGAGAACTCACCCAACGACCGCTCCGACCGGGTCTCCCGCCAGGTCGGCGTCACCTCCGCCATCGCCGCCCCGCTGCGGGCCCGCGGCGAGGTCCTCGGGGTGCTCACCCTCGCCCTCTCCGGGCTCTCCCCGCGCCAGAAGAGCAGCTACGGCGGCTTCGACCGGGACCTGGTCGGCGCCATCGCCTCCCGGGTCGCGCTGGCCATCGACAACGCCCGGCTGTTCGAGGAGGAGCGCAGCACCGCGCTCGCTTTCCAGAACAGCCTGCTGCCCAGCCACTTCCCGCCGCTGGACGGACTGACCCTCGCCCACCGCTACCTGCCCGCCGGGCCGCTCCAGGCGCACGGGCACGGCATCCAGACCCAGGTCGGCGGCGACTTCTACGACGCCATCCCGCTCTCGGCCGGGCGCGTCGGTCTGGTCATCGGCGACGTCGAGGGCCGGGGCCCGCACGCCGCCGCTGTCATGGGCCAGCTGCGCGCCGCGCTGCGCGCCTTCGCCCAGGCCGACAGGGAACCCGCGGACATCCTGCGCGAACTCGACGAGTGGGTGCGCCAGCTCGGCACCCCCGACGGCAACGGCGGTGTCTGGATCCCCAGCGTGAGCTGCCTGTACATGGTCTACGACGCCTGGTCGCGCGAGCTCTCCTACGCCAACGCCGGGCACGCCTCCCCGCTGCTGATCACCTCCGACTCGGTCGAGGCCCTCGACCTGGAGGTCACCGACCGCATGCTGGGCGTGCGCGCCAAGGGCGGCTCGGGCGAGGGCATCGTCTACCACCAGGCCAACCTGCGCCTGCCGCTGGGCGCCACCCTGGTCATGTACACCGACGGCCTGGTGGACCGGCGTCCGGTCGGCGGCAAGGCCGATCCGGAGCGCGCCCTGGAGCGGATGACCGAGCGCGTCGCCGAGGTCGCCGACAAGGACGTGGAGCAGATCGCCGAGGTCGCCGTGCACAGCGTGCCCGGCGAGCTGGACGACGACACCGCTCTGCTGGTCGTGCGCACCCACTCCGAGGAACTGGCGCTGCGCGAGGGCTGGTTCCCCTCGGAGGCCTCCACCGTGGGCGCCGCCCGACACCTGGCGGCCGACACCTTCAAGGAGTGGGGGGTCGACCGAGACCAGGCCGAACTCGCCTGCCTGCTGGTCTCGGAGATCGTCACGAACGTGGTCATCCACGCCACCCCGCACCCGGTGCACCGCGAGTTCACCGGCGGCGGCGTCCTGGACTCGGAGACCCCGCTCGACTCGGGCGGGATGGTCGACGAGTTCGACGAGGACTGGAGCGATCTGCTGGAGGCGGTCGCCGAGGAGGACGAGTCCACCGACAACCCCGGTGAGAAGGAGTTCCTGCTCCGACTGCGGCGCGGTGCCAACGCCGTGTGGGTGGAGGTCTTCGACCACGACCTGCGCCTGCCGCGGATCCGTAGCGCCGCCGCGGACGACGAGGGCGGCCGCGGGCTGTACCTGGTCGAGCAGCTGGCCAGCCGCTGGGGATCGCGGCCCACCCCGGACGGCAAGGCCGTCTGGTTCGAGATGCCGATGCACGCCGACGAAGAGGCCGAGATCGAGGTCGAAGAGGCGGAGAAGGACGACGAGGAGTAG
- a CDS encoding metal-dependent transcriptional regulator: MTAHGLIDTTEMYLRTVFELEEEGIVPLRARIAERLHQSGPTVSQTVARMERDGLLKVENDRHLVMTAEGRRLATHVMRKHRLAERLLVDVIGLPWEDVHIEACRWEHVISEAVEERLVTLLNAPSVCPHGNPIPGLEELGLEGYAPEPFTDDSIVPMIDAASSTETTVTVRRISEQLQPDADIMLTLRKSGVQPGQEVVLRASDGGVRVIGEGEDTELPAGVAGHIFVAKP, encoded by the coding sequence TTGACCGCACACGGGCTGATCGACACCACGGAGATGTACCTCCGTACGGTCTTCGAGCTCGAAGAGGAGGGCATCGTCCCGCTTCGGGCCAGGATCGCCGAGCGCCTGCACCAGAGCGGGCCCACGGTGAGCCAGACCGTCGCCCGCATGGAGCGCGACGGCCTGCTGAAGGTCGAGAACGACCGCCACCTGGTGATGACCGCCGAGGGTCGCAGGCTGGCCACCCACGTCATGCGCAAGCACCGGCTCGCCGAGCGCCTGCTCGTCGACGTCATCGGGCTGCCGTGGGAGGACGTCCACATCGAGGCCTGCCGCTGGGAGCACGTCATCTCCGAGGCCGTGGAGGAGCGTCTGGTAACGCTGCTCAACGCCCCCTCGGTGTGCCCGCACGGCAACCCGATCCCCGGCCTGGAGGAGCTCGGCCTGGAGGGGTACGCCCCTGAGCCGTTCACCGACGACTCCATCGTCCCGATGATCGACGCGGCCTCCAGCACGGAGACCACGGTCACCGTGCGTCGCATCAGTGAGCAACTCCAGCCGGATGCCGACATCATGCTCACCTTGCGCAAATCCGGGGTACAACCGGGGCAGGAAGTGGTACTCCGGGCTTCGGACGGCGGAGTGCGCGTCATCGGCGAGGGCGAGGACACCGAGCTCCCCGCCGGCGTCGCCGGGCACATCTTCGTCGCCAAGCCGTGA
- the pdxH gene encoding pyridoxamine 5'-phosphate oxidase, with the protein MDHQNPAELRKPYMGEPLRRSALAEHPMTQFHLWFGEAYDSGLAEPNAMVLSSVEPSGMPRSRTVLMKGYDRSGLRFFTNYTSRKGQALDADPRACLVFPWHAIRRQVLIAGRVERLSDEENDLYFASRPRGSQLGAWASERQSQPVADRTELDRLFHEFDSVWRADEPIPRPAYWGGFRLVPQEVEFWQGGEDRMHDRFRYLWLDIGGEWEIERLAP; encoded by the coding sequence GTGGACCACCAGAACCCTGCCGAACTGCGGAAACCGTACATGGGCGAACCTCTGCGCCGCTCGGCCCTGGCCGAGCACCCGATGACGCAGTTCCATCTGTGGTTCGGCGAGGCCTACGACTCCGGTCTCGCCGAACCCAACGCCATGGTGCTGTCGTCGGTGGAGCCCTCCGGCATGCCCCGTTCGCGCACGGTGCTGATGAAGGGCTACGACCGCTCCGGCCTGCGCTTCTTTACGAACTACACCTCGCGCAAGGGGCAGGCTCTGGACGCCGACCCGCGCGCCTGCCTGGTCTTCCCCTGGCACGCGATCCGGCGGCAGGTCCTGATCGCCGGCCGGGTGGAGCGGCTCAGCGACGAGGAGAACGACCTCTACTTCGCCTCCCGCCCGCGCGGCTCCCAGCTGGGCGCCTGGGCCAGTGAGCGGCAGTCCCAGCCGGTGGCCGACCGGACCGAGCTGGACCGCCTCTTCCACGAGTTCGACTCGGTGTGGCGCGCGGACGAGCCCATTCCCAGGCCCGCCTACTGGGGCGGTTTCCGGCTGGTCCCGCAGGAGGTGGAGTTCTGGCAGGGCGGCGAGGACCGCATGCACGACCGCTTCCGCTACCTGTGGCTCGACATCGGGGGTGAGTGGGAGATCGAACGCCTCGCGCCTTGA
- a CDS encoding ABC transporter substrate-binding protein encodes MSDQTPEAQDERTAKPAFLRVFEDLRRRRSRSSYARLRRMERRVARRRPAGKGKLQRGDIAEPPPVLDLVTERRADRAAVQRMLVRASAVGPVWLLPEGVSAEEAPEASEPRDAPGAPDAGERRFAEVPRGRRGAPAKGRGTRRPLWTRAADTTVPPPPRPPRAETDQDTARAAEDADTDVTTKELYELLERLVDGGFAWMDDPPEPPRGRKPPPPPRFSRVRSLLWLRRCNPKSIREWLSEGETAPEHGTLPNTSEAQAAVINALRRVRLESARRRRDDLVERASRAADEPGSAVAPGRWELARSRFVVYWRNLASSAARTSRLVTLASGKATFGFLDEKVLTPLAFVVSLVVAAAPFTFAFVGLAAQQVNELVSVLVGALLVTVYLLTVFFFFLPWRPYLWLHHHRYLLDQQGRDSFENSTDQGFMGRHRARGVHLLNQLNNPQQDQARINEPGGPPGTHKIAVNALLDDLHRAYGAGRPGLRRRTGARPVLVYDQRRLDRVGRYLVWLIESERLRRAFPDPLLLVQVRDSELPPLVDGSIDAARNGKLPELTGTVSREGGEETSSPVREWTLRRYLSGVLGTERVITQYVGPLPGDGRGHTRRGTPEWVLNGPTLAGAWAAGAAGTTAVLVLFGMVFLPTVAQARNPCVQEGVWQPAGITRVGDQCVGVTFGDFVFHERLTEVTELIHEQNRAVDASGDPYVTIAHLAEMDVADPEDPSIAGAQGELLGLAYQQREHNRIKDARHPRIKLLIGNAGRGWEHSLVAAQEIVDRAGDERLGMDRPIAAVGFGHSVVPNSRAIQRVGEASLAMVGTTATFDDVAQYGAREHSEFYFPVSPPNSRIAVQAAHWARHGVAWSGADGVEHGLEAHETAVAIASGQTDAEGGEHEQYGPHLAREFIAAFQARGGQVWEGAGELDRGEYDGEGVLLYQSGDLETDTTYAEQLERLCTHENPPDLLYYAGRSADFTEFYRRFIRTGGEDCVGGHMTILGGDDISKFVSDEEGLIGSNAAHHSVFYTPLAPSGPWGAQGGTGGDAGGSDQGFYDDVNALLRDLYAEEDEDGDVSLAPKKDLPSIAHAAVASDALLVVSEALPTTGLSREELSARNPLRWIGLDRHPYLRTQEQYEEQRDLLHGRVKGTRNLTGVSGYIAFDAENDGNWFDGRMVQLVLVGPEVVNPETDDRQRQHVIQRCGMRNANTVEPGEQCLPVVSGDR; translated from the coding sequence GTGTCCGACCAGACACCCGAGGCCCAGGACGAGCGGACGGCCAAACCCGCGTTCCTCCGGGTCTTCGAGGACCTGCGCCGACGCCGCTCGCGCTCCAGCTACGCCAGGCTCCGCAGGATGGAGCGCAGGGTGGCCCGGCGCCGCCCCGCCGGGAAGGGCAAGCTCCAGCGGGGCGACATCGCCGAGCCCCCGCCGGTCCTGGACCTGGTCACCGAACGCCGCGCCGACCGGGCCGCGGTCCAGCGCATGCTGGTGCGCGCGAGCGCGGTGGGCCCGGTGTGGCTGCTCCCGGAGGGCGTGTCCGCAGAGGAGGCCCCGGAGGCCTCCGAACCCCGCGACGCACCTGGCGCCCCCGATGCCGGAGAACGCCGGTTCGCCGAAGTGCCCCGAGGACGCCGTGGCGCTCCCGCCAAAGGCCGGGGGACGCGCCGGCCCTTGTGGACCCGCGCAGCGGACACCACGGTCCCGCCACCGCCGCGACCGCCCCGCGCGGAGACGGACCAGGACACGGCACGGGCCGCCGAGGACGCGGACACCGACGTCACCACCAAGGAGCTGTACGAACTCCTGGAAAGACTGGTCGACGGCGGGTTCGCGTGGATGGACGACCCGCCTGAGCCGCCGCGCGGACGCAAGCCCCCGCCCCCGCCCCGCTTCTCCCGGGTCCGCTCCCTGCTGTGGCTGCGGCGCTGCAATCCCAAGAGCATCCGGGAGTGGCTCTCGGAGGGGGAGACCGCCCCCGAGCACGGCACCCTCCCGAACACCAGTGAGGCGCAGGCAGCGGTCATCAACGCACTGCGTCGGGTCAGGCTGGAGAGCGCGCGCAGGCGTCGGGACGACCTCGTGGAACGCGCGAGCCGGGCCGCCGACGAGCCGGGGTCCGCGGTGGCGCCCGGCCGGTGGGAACTGGCCCGCAGCCGCTTCGTGGTCTACTGGCGCAACCTCGCCAGCAGCGCGGCCAGAACCTCCCGCCTGGTCACCCTGGCCTCGGGGAAAGCCACCTTCGGCTTCCTCGACGAGAAGGTCCTCACCCCGCTGGCCTTCGTCGTCTCCCTGGTGGTCGCGGCCGCCCCCTTCACCTTCGCCTTCGTGGGACTGGCCGCCCAGCAGGTCAACGAGCTGGTCTCCGTCCTGGTCGGCGCGCTGCTGGTCACCGTCTACCTGCTTACCGTGTTCTTCTTCTTCCTCCCCTGGCGCCCCTACCTGTGGCTGCACCACCACCGTTACCTCCTGGACCAGCAGGGCCGGGACAGCTTCGAGAACAGCACCGACCAGGGCTTCATGGGCCGCCACCGCGCCCGCGGTGTCCACCTCCTCAACCAGCTCAACAACCCCCAGCAGGACCAAGCGCGGATCAACGAGCCGGGAGGCCCGCCCGGTACCCACAAGATCGCGGTCAACGCTCTGTTGGACGACCTCCACCGGGCCTACGGGGCAGGCCGTCCAGGCCTGCGACGTCGGACGGGGGCCAGGCCGGTGCTCGTCTACGACCAGCGGCGCCTGGACCGGGTCGGCCGCTACCTGGTCTGGCTGATCGAGTCGGAGCGCCTGCGCCGGGCCTTCCCCGACCCCCTGCTCCTGGTCCAGGTACGCGATTCCGAACTCCCGCCGCTGGTGGACGGCTCCATCGACGCCGCCCGTAACGGGAAACTGCCCGAGCTCACCGGCACCGTGAGCCGTGAAGGCGGGGAGGAGACGTCCTCGCCGGTTCGGGAGTGGACCCTGAGGCGGTACCTGTCCGGAGTGCTCGGTACCGAACGCGTCATCACCCAGTACGTCGGGCCGCTGCCCGGGGACGGCCGGGGGCACACGCGGCGCGGGACCCCCGAGTGGGTGCTGAACGGGCCGACCCTCGCCGGGGCGTGGGCCGCCGGTGCGGCGGGAACGACCGCGGTGCTGGTCCTGTTCGGGATGGTCTTCCTGCCCACGGTGGCGCAGGCGCGCAACCCCTGTGTCCAGGAGGGGGTCTGGCAGCCCGCGGGCATCACCAGGGTCGGCGACCAGTGCGTCGGCGTCACCTTCGGCGACTTCGTGTTCCACGAACGCCTGACCGAGGTCACCGAGCTCATCCACGAACAGAACCGGGCAGTCGACGCGAGCGGAGACCCCTACGTCACCATCGCCCACCTCGCCGAGATGGACGTCGCCGACCCCGAGGACCCCTCCATCGCCGGTGCCCAGGGCGAACTCCTGGGGCTCGCCTACCAGCAGCGTGAGCACAACCGGATCAAGGACGCCAGGCACCCCAGGATCAAGCTGCTCATCGGCAACGCCGGCCGGGGATGGGAACACTCCCTGGTCGCCGCGCAGGAGATCGTGGACCGCGCGGGTGACGAGAGGCTCGGGATGGACCGGCCGATCGCCGCGGTCGGGTTCGGTCACAGCGTCGTGCCCAACAGCCGCGCCATCCAGAGGGTCGGCGAGGCCTCGCTCGCCATGGTGGGCACCACCGCCACCTTCGACGACGTCGCCCAGTACGGCGCCCGCGAACACAGCGAGTTCTACTTCCCGGTCTCCCCGCCCAACAGCCGGATCGCCGTGCAGGCCGCTCACTGGGCCCGGCACGGGGTGGCCTGGAGCGGCGCCGACGGGGTGGAGCACGGGTTGGAGGCGCACGAGACCGCGGTGGCCATCGCCAGCGGCCAGACCGATGCCGAGGGCGGGGAGCACGAGCAGTACGGCCCGCACCTGGCCCGGGAGTTCATCGCGGCCTTCCAGGCGCGCGGCGGACAGGTGTGGGAGGGAGCCGGGGAGCTCGACCGCGGGGAGTACGACGGCGAGGGGGTGCTGCTCTACCAGAGCGGCGACCTGGAGACCGACACCACCTACGCCGAGCAGCTGGAGCGCCTGTGCACCCACGAGAACCCGCCGGACCTGCTCTACTACGCGGGCCGCTCCGCCGACTTCACCGAGTTCTACCGCCGGTTCATCCGGACCGGCGGCGAGGACTGCGTCGGCGGGCACATGACCATCCTCGGCGGTGACGACATCTCCAAGTTCGTCTCCGACGAGGAGGGGCTCATCGGTAGCAACGCCGCGCACCACTCGGTGTTCTACACGCCGCTGGCGCCCAGCGGCCCCTGGGGCGCACAGGGCGGCACCGGTGGCGACGCGGGCGGCAGCGACCAGGGGTTCTACGACGACGTCAACGCCCTGCTGCGGGACCTGTACGCGGAGGAGGACGAGGACGGCGACGTGAGCCTGGCGCCCAAGAAGGACCTGCCCTCCATCGCGCACGCCGCCGTGGCCAGCGACGCCCTCCTGGTGGTCTCCGAGGCCCTGCCCACCACCGGGCTGAGCAGGGAGGAGCTCTCGGCCAGGAACCCGCTGCGCTGGATCGGCCTGGACCGGCACCCCTACCTGCGCACCCAGGAGCAGTACGAGGAGCAGCGGGACCTGCTGCACGGCAGGGTCAAGGGCACCCGCAACCTCACCGGGGTCTCCGGCTACATCGCCTTCGACGCCGAGAACGACGGCAACTGGTTCGACGGCCGCATGGTGCAGCTGGTGCTGGTGGGCCCGGAGGTGGTCAACCCCGAGACCGACGACCGGCAGCGCCAGCACGTCATCCAAAGGTGCGGAATGCGCAACGCCAACACCGTGGAACCCGGGGAGCAGTGTCTGCCCGTGGTCTCCGGAGACCGGTGA
- the serC gene encoding phosphoserine transaminase: MPTTTLVDVTEIQIPANLLPADGRFGSGPSKVRAAQLDALAASGSHYLGTSHRQKPVKSLVGRVRSGVSELFSLPEGYEVVLGNGGTTAFWDIAAHGLLRSKSQHLAFGEFSSKFAKVAKGAPWLDEPTVITTDPGTHGEAVAEAGVDVYALTHNETSTGVAAPIKRVAGADEDALVLVDATSGAGGLPVDIAETDVYYFAPQKSFAADGGLWLAVMSPRALARVEEIAASGRYIPEFFSLTTAVANSAKDQTYNTPAVATLLLLAEQLEWMNSQGGLKWTVARTHESSSILYNWADRSPVATPFVTDPAQRSQVVGTIDFTDDVDAAQIAKVLRANGIVDTEPYRKLGRNQLRVAMFPAVEPSDVNALTECIDHVLGKLS, from the coding sequence ATGCCCACCACTACGCTGGTCGACGTGACCGAGATTCAGATTCCCGCGAACCTGCTGCCCGCCGACGGCCGTTTCGGGAGCGGCCCCTCCAAAGTCCGCGCGGCCCAGCTCGACGCCCTCGCCGCGTCCGGTTCCCACTACCTGGGGACCTCCCACCGGCAGAAGCCGGTCAAGTCCCTGGTGGGCCGGGTCCGCTCCGGGGTGAGCGAGCTCTTCTCCCTGCCCGAGGGCTACGAGGTGGTCCTGGGCAACGGCGGAACCACCGCCTTCTGGGACATCGCCGCCCACGGCCTGCTGCGCTCCAAGTCGCAGCACCTGGCCTTCGGTGAGTTCTCCAGCAAGTTCGCCAAGGTCGCCAAGGGCGCCCCCTGGCTGGACGAGCCCACGGTCATCACCACCGATCCCGGCACCCACGGCGAGGCCGTCGCCGAGGCCGGGGTGGACGTGTACGCGCTCACCCACAACGAGACCTCCACCGGTGTGGCCGCGCCCATCAAGCGGGTCGCGGGCGCCGACGAGGACGCGCTCGTGCTCGTGGACGCCACCAGCGGCGCGGGCGGCCTGCCGGTCGACATCGCCGAGACCGACGTCTACTACTTCGCCCCGCAGAAGAGCTTCGCCGCGGACGGCGGCCTGTGGCTCGCGGTCATGTCGCCCAGGGCCCTGGCCCGGGTCGAGGAGATCGCGGCGAGCGGCCGCTACATCCCCGAGTTCTTCTCGCTGACCACGGCGGTGGCCAACTCCGCCAAGGACCAGACCTACAACACCCCGGCCGTGGCCACCCTGCTGCTCCTCGCCGAGCAGCTGGAGTGGATGAACAGCCAGGGCGGGCTCAAGTGGACCGTGGCGCGCACCCACGAGTCCTCCTCGATCCTCTACAACTGGGCGGACCGCTCCCCGGTCGCGACTCCGTTCGTCACCGACCCGGCCCAGCGCTCCCAGGTGGTCGGCACCATCGACTTCACCGACGACGTCGACGCCGCCCAGATCGCCAAGGTGCTGCGCGCCAACGGCATCGTGGACACCGAGCCCTACCGCAAGCTGGGCCGCAACCAGCTGCGCGTGGCGATGTTCCCGGCCGTGGAGCCCAGCGACGTCAACGCGCTCACCGAGTGCATCGACCACGTGCTCGGCAAGCTCTCGTAA
- a CDS encoding glycerophosphodiester phosphodiesterase family protein, translating into MRRNKKTELPIKIISHRGASGHRPEHTLASYELGARHGGDFIEMDLVATKDGQLICRHEQEIGETTDVADRPEFADRRTTRTIDGREVEGFYAQDFTLAEIKTLRARERMAEVRPENAVMDGTYEIPTLREVIELALSLTEELGRPIGIYPETKHPAHHVAQGLDLEPPLIAALREAGLVGEEPKVPVFLQSFEAESLRKLAETGLPLVYLMGTEDEWLHYTTPDGLAEVAAFAHAIGPHKSLVIPTNEDGSLGEPTDLVKDAHEAGLVVHPYTFRSENHFLPTDLRSDGDPKDYGGFAAEYEAFFDAGVDGVFSDFSRHAFLCREHYLDPQPEK; encoded by the coding sequence GTGCGCAGGAACAAGAAGACCGAACTCCCCATCAAGATCATTTCCCACCGGGGGGCTTCCGGTCACCGGCCCGAGCACACCCTGGCCTCGTACGAGCTGGGCGCCCGCCACGGCGGCGACTTCATCGAGATGGACCTGGTCGCCACCAAGGACGGCCAGCTGATCTGCCGCCACGAACAGGAGATCGGCGAGACCACGGACGTGGCCGACCGCCCCGAGTTCGCGGACCGGCGCACCACGCGGACCATCGACGGCCGCGAGGTCGAGGGGTTCTACGCCCAGGACTTCACCCTCGCCGAGATCAAGACCCTGCGCGCCCGTGAGCGGATGGCCGAGGTCCGCCCGGAGAACGCGGTGATGGACGGGACCTACGAGATCCCGACCCTGCGGGAGGTCATCGAGCTCGCCCTCTCCCTCACCGAGGAGCTGGGCCGCCCGATCGGGATCTACCCCGAGACCAAGCACCCGGCCCACCACGTGGCGCAGGGCCTGGACCTCGAACCCCCGCTGATCGCCGCGCTGCGCGAGGCCGGGCTGGTGGGTGAGGAGCCCAAGGTCCCCGTCTTCCTCCAGTCCTTCGAGGCCGAGAGCCTGCGCAAGCTCGCCGAGACCGGTCTTCCGCTGGTGTACCTGATGGGCACCGAGGACGAGTGGCTGCACTACACGACCCCGGACGGCCTGGCCGAGGTGGCGGCGTTCGCGCACGCCATCGGCCCGCACAAGAGCCTGGTCATCCCCACCAACGAGGACGGCTCCCTGGGCGAGCCCACCGACCTGGTCAAGGACGCCCACGAGGCCGGTCTGGTCGTGCACCCCTACACGTTCCGCAGCGAGAACCACTTCCTGCCCACCGACCTGCGCTCGGACGGCGACCCCAAGGACTACGGGGGCTTCGCCGCCGAGTACGAGGCCTTCTTCGACGCGGGCGTGGACGGCGTGTTCTCCGACTTCTCCCGGCACGCCTTCCTGTGCCGCGAGCACTACCTGGACCCGCAGCCCGAGAAGTAG